The sequence below is a genomic window from Trichosurus vulpecula isolate mTriVul1 chromosome 5, mTriVul1.pri, whole genome shotgun sequence.
TAATGTTGGCTGATAAATTTTgggtgatcttgactgtggctccagggtccttgaattctttctttctagctgttttgAGTGTTTTTTCCTAGAAGCTCTAGATTTTGCTTATAATGCTTCTTTCAGTTttaggtttctttcaggagataaccagcagattatttcaatttctgcTTTGTCCTTTGATTCTAAGAGATTTGGGTGGTTTTAAGATTTTTTGAACTACGATATCTAGATTGTTATTTTGatccttccctggcttccctggctccccTTCCCTGACACATTTATATGTGTCATCTCCCTGTTATAACACAAACTCCTGGATGGCAGGGACCATCATTGCTTTTGATATTTGTATTCTCAACTCTTAGTACAGTGTTTGACACATggaaagtacttagtaaatgctttttttcatttctttttatgtccccttttctctactcacatggtCACCATCctcattcaggccctcatcccttCTTGCAATTGTCTGTCTCTCATCATTCACACATTTGTCAAACTGATATTCCTGAAATAATGGTCTGATCTAAAACCTTGAGTTTCTTTAGCTGACATCTGCCCATTTCCATTCAGCACTAAAGGTAATGTGGGTTGAAGGATGGGTTGCAGCTTCAGAGCTGGTTCAAccccagatgaggaaagggaagcccAGAGAAGCTCACAATCATACTCAGCTAGCAGGTGGCACGGGTCCAGAATTTGAAGCCATCACCCTGACTCCACAACCTACTGGGACCAGGGATCTGTcgctttcttttgtatttagaCACTGTAACTTTTCAGCATGTAAAAGTGCACTCAGCCTCCATAGTCTCCATAGGACGCTGGGATCAAGCGCCACTCCTCCCGATCTTCAGAGTACCCAACCCTGCTGGCTAAGCCCTTTCAGCTTCCAGGTGCGCAGCTCCGGCTCTGGCTTGGCTCCAGGTAGAGGTGATGCACCTGCACTCCTCTCTCTCGGGGAGGCGGAGCTGGGGAGCGGTTTAAATAAGACTGTGGTGGGGGCTCTCGGCTTAGTGCTGTCCGCTGCGCTCCTCGCTTTCCTCCTACAGTAGAGATGGCTACCACTGCTCTCAACGTCAACGACCCGGGGCGAGCTGGCAGGATCGCCACAGCCCGCCTCAAGatcctgctgggacacctccagGGCCCTGCGGCCCCGGCCATCGTATCCTTCCAAAGATCCCTGCGCTCCCAGAGGCCCGCTGCTGGCCACTGGTGGTCAGCCACCAGTGGGTGGTCGAACCTGGAGCCCGGGCAAGGCTGCGCAGGTGCGCGCACTGGTCCAGAGTGGATGGAAGCGAGGGGCAGCTCGGGCAGCAGCTGCTTCTTCCCTCTGGAGAGCTTCCCTTGGCATCTGTGCTATAGCCTAGGAGCGTCTTTCACTGACGTTCCAGAGGCCAAGGGATGGGTTAATTCGCAGCCAGTGTCTTTCCTTTTCGCACTCCGCCTCTTCTGCCCGGGTTTGTTTATCCTCTGGCTAATGGTTTTAGAAAATTTGTTCAGGCCACTGGACCGCAGGGTGCTGTGAGGGCCTCTTGgccacctccttccctctctactGATCTCTTCTGACTGATTCTTACTCTTGACCTCCTAGATTGTTTTGCGTGTCCTCTTCCTCCATGATCTTTCTGGGTACTCTTTTGCCGTGCGTTCAATGACAGACATCACGTAGGTCTCTCTGGTCACAGACTTGGAAGCAGAGTCTTGCTAATTTCCCTTCCTGGTTGACTGAAACCCTAAGAATGTCATgtatagtttatatttttttatagAGTGAGCATCTAACCCCAAACTGTATGGTTCCTTGGAGGTTCCCAGGGTAGAGGGCCTCAAGATTACTAATGTGATCTCAGATTCCCTTGGTtcaaggactgaaaaaaaaatccctgctaaGCCTGGGTTCTTTTGTTGATCTCCTTTAGATGAGTCCCTTTCCTAGGTATCTTCTCTAGGCACTTGAGGTCTGAAGTAGtgtagtgacttgcctaaagtcacagttTTAAAGATTgtattatttctctctcatatgCATATCTCAAGTCGAAGGTTTTGCCTtagcaattttttaaaggaaatatgtGTACTTCACTAGTTTCCATTGGCTCTTTCTGTGTAATATTTAAGATATATTGTTTCACAGGAAAAGAGAAGTTACCCACTCAAAATAATTTGTTTCTCTATTATCAATAGGGAAAATTTGAGCTAGAAGGAATAAATGGAAGGTTTGCCTAGATATCTGTGTCACTTAATTTCCAGgatcctcagttccctcatctgtaaaatgatggaatagTGGACCCTAAGGGCTCTTCCCACTCTAGGCCTATGATCTTAAgatcagatgacttctaaggttccttacaaAGCTGGGATCCTGTGGTTCTGTGATTATTTTGCCAGGTCATACCTCTAGTGTTGATTGAGGACGTGCTTTGGCAAGTCTGATCAATAACTGTGCCTGAGATTTTGTTCCAATCTAGGAAAAATCCCACTTGTCTCACAAGATTGGTAAAGTTGTTTCTGTAACCttccctgaatattttttttttacaattgagTTTCAAAATAATAGTGAGTTTAGGATATACATGTATGGATTTTGCATCTAAAATTTCTCCTCACATTCAGAACTGGAAAGCTTTAGAAGCCATCCAGGTCAATCACCTCTTTCTGCATATGAGGAAATAGCTGAAATGTTGTAACCAAAATTATATAACAATTAGTGGCATAAGTGAAAATAGAGGGGTTAGGTCTCTTGACTACCTAACCGGTGCTTTCTTCTATGCTACATATTCTGAACTTTGCTTTCACGTGCTGGTTCACTTTACCTCCTTCGCTCTCTGTGCTCCTCATTCTTCCACTTTTTCAACGTGAACATCCATCTCCCAATTTCTATCTGTAGTTCTATTCTCTATtgttcataggttcatagatctagaactgaaaggagcCATAGTTACTGCATCCCGTATTGTACAGTGAGGAACTTTGACCCAAGATGATTAAAGTATTTGCTTAAGGTCATGAAGGCAATAGGCATCATAAGCAACTTCTTTGACTCCAGGGTCAATACCCTTTTTGTTGTAGCATGTTGATCTCACCTGTCCATGGACAATTACCAAATCAATACTTCCATCTAATCTCTCCCCAGAGCTCCAGTTGCATATTGCTTTCAGACTGTTCTGTTGCCACCTCACCTTCACcttgttcaaaactgaactcctcATCTACTACCTGAAACCTGTCCCTCTaactaacttctctatttctgttgaagccCTCTTGGTCACATCACTTCATAACTATATAGTCATTATTCTTTTCCTTCACACTATGTAAACAATCATTCTCCACAACCTGTCATGTTACCTCCAAGGTGTCTTcatctgtcctctcctctttcaTACTCTCACTGCGTCCTTCCTAGTTCAGGACCCCATCTCTTCCTGACCAAAATATTAGAATAACTTCCTATGTAGTCTGTGTCTTTCCACTCTTCCTCCTTGACAATCTAGCCTTTACACTACTGCCCAAGTAATCTTCCTTATGCACCAGAATGATCACATCACTTCTCTTACTCAAAGATCTGTggtgactccccattgcctgcCAGATAAAGGATAAAGTCCtaatcctggcattcaaggctatCCACAGGCTGACTTCAACCTGCTTTTATAGCTGAGAAATGCATGTATCATATCTCTaggtatccctagtgtttagcacagtgccctgaactcagtaggcacttaataaatggttgaattgaatttgtcGAAGGAGTTATTTAATGCAGATGACAACTGTATAAGACTCACTACGTAGGCTGCCTTTATAAAGTTATTCAGTGATTCAGTCATAAAGCTGGAAATAGAACCTTGTTAACTGATACTGGTCTTCCAGCTAGATTGTGTTCTGGTATTCAGTGTTTGTCTTtctcttgtttactttttattttttcagaccCTGCCTAATTACTTCCAGTTTTTTGCTCTAGACTCCCACTAAATTGGATACCAAATTTAGAGAGTGTTTATATCTCCTCGTGTGTAAAGTCTTGGAAAGGCCATTATGTCCTTCAGGTTATTCAAAAGTAGGTTAGATAATGTGGACTGGGAACAATGTTTCTGTGTGCAACCCAGGACCAGACTGAAGAGGCAGTGTATGATGTAGGAGAATGAATCTGTTCTAACTGGAGGCCAGAAGATGTATTTTGAACTCTCTGTGAGACTTAGTTTCATTCAGTTCACATTTCTTGGCCTTAGATCTATCATCAGTTAAATGAATAGTGTAGAATAGAatatcagaggttcttaacctggcactgatgaacttgtttttaaaaatattttgttaactgtatttttgtatcattagtttcctttatagtcctatatattctattttatgcatttcaaaaacCTTATTTTGAGACAGGGTCCATAAACTTGTCAGACCGCCATAGAGGATTATGACATTAAAAAAGTTAAGATCCCTGGGCTCAAGGATCTCTCaggcccttccatctctaaagatAAAGTGAATGCATATGTTGTTAATGGGAAAGATTTTGCCTTtgagtattattttatttaacttaatGTGTATACTAGGCAGCTTACCCGACTTCAGCTTCTTTTGTACCTCTCGATTTCCATCCTCGGAAATTCCAGTAAGTGCTgttttagttaatttttaaaaataatgctgtGTACGTAATTGCAATGTATGTATTAGTTAATGCTAGGAGAACTAAATGGCTCCTTGCCTGATTAGAATTTTTATTATACATAATCTCAAATCATCAGACGTGTTTTAATTGATATGGTATTCTGGCAGCAAAACACTTCTGTTGCCAAGAAATGGCTTATaattcagaaggaagagaaaatgtcaCAAACTATGTAGTATGGTGACTATATCTGTCAGGATTGCTGAATATGATATTGAAATTAGTCTGTGTCTTGATTATATTAGTGCACTGAGCaatatttttattctgtccttcttaaattactttttaaaagggaaTCCCTTGATGTTTATGGAGTGCATTTTAATGCAGGCCTGTAATTCACATCCAGCCAAAATGAAAATACATCAACTTCAAAATTATTGATGTGCTTCCCCCCCACCCGCCTTTTCTCCCTGTTCTCTCatgtcctcctctccccacctcctcttaTCTCCTTCTACTTTCCCCCATAGGTACACCCTGGATAATACTGTCTTAACCCTAGAACAGAGGCAATTTTATGAGGACAATGGTTTCCTGATCATAAAAAAACTAGTGTCTGAAGAAGATATTCAACGCTATAGGTACAGTAtagccatttatttatttttttaaataacataacACAAACGGAATAAAGATGACTAACATTAGTTTGTCTAGGGTTTCTGAGGCTTCTTTATGGCTCAGGATTTAAGCATTTAGCGAGGGGAGATGTCTCTCAGTAACACCACTGTAGGTGTTTTGCCACCAGTGTCTTCAGGCATTTTGGCCATGGCAGTGAATTTCAACCCTGATTCTATTAAATGAGTGTGACAGTAGGGGGCAGCAAAGACAtccaccattttcttttccagtctttgTACCATTTCTATTTAGGGTTGGCTATAGATAAGCTGTAGGTGAAGAGACCTGTGAAGACCCTTTGAAAACTTCCTAAATGTATCTGTTGAAAAGGAGTCTTTGAGTGGATGCTGTCAGAAAGCAGTGTTGTGTTGTTAAGATGTCAATTCTGTGGTGTTCCAAAGGATgatggcattttcaatttgattTCTCCAGGGATCAGTTTGAAAGGATCTGCAGGAAGGAAGTGGAACCCCCAGGAATAGAAATCATGAAGGATGTAACCATTGCAAAATCAAATCTTTCTCCAGATgagaaaataattacaaaaatccAGAATTTTCAGAAAGATGAAGAACTCTTCAGCTACTGCAGCCTGCCTCAGGTTAAAAACTttgccttgttttatttttatttataaaaacccacagactttattttttaaatgacagttgTGTTGCTTACAGTTTTTGTGATCTATTATCTTTTCCTGGCTctaaaaccctttacaacctaTAGCCCCAGACTTCACTGGTGCTGGCGGAATGTTCTATGGAGGAGTGAAATAGAGACTTTTTTTACTCATACTAAGTTGAAGACCGATGTGGTATTGTGGGAAGTATGTTGGACCTGGGATGAGGAGTGACCTAGGTTGGAGTCTCAGCTGtcacacttagtagctttgtgctCAGTCTCCTtgagctttgttttcttcttctgtaaaatagaagaaataatacTGGTATTTCCTTTCTCACAGGAATGGAGtagataaagtgctttgtaaacttcaaagcactaaAAGCCTGGGTTTTATTATTGAGTTAAGGACTTCCCTAACTTTCTGGATACTGTCaccagaggagggaaagaggatatGGTTTGGCTTTAGTAAGCATGATTAGCCTAATATTtgctatgtattttaatttttaattaattaataagcatttattttctttccctccctatttaaaaaagaaaaacaaaacccttctgACAACTACGCATAGTCCAACAAAACTTAATCCTTCATTGGCTGTctgaaaaatgtatgtctcattctgcattttgagtctATCTCCTTTCAGTCAGGAGGCCTTCCTGTGAATTGAAACCAGAATGTCCATGGCCAAGTCCCTAAACCTTTGTTAGCCTGAATTTCCCCACATATAAATTTGGGATGATACTGTTTGTTTTGCCTATATCACAGGAGTGTTgtcaggaaagtgctttataattccTCAAGTTCCCCATCACTCAGTAAGCATTTCTTAGGTACATACTGtatgtcagatactgtgctaggcttAAGGatttagaaacaaacaaacaaaaaagaaacaattctatctctcaagaagtttatattctatcaggggagacaacatgtacatctGTAAGTATATGCAAGGTAGTTTTGGAGGGGGACAATAGCCACAGCAGCAGAAGGAGTGAAGGGCACTCAGAAAGGGCCTCTTACTgcagatggcatttgagctgaattttgaaggaaatgggattctaagaagtagaggtgaggagaaatgCATTAATTGTCATACTAATGAGAAGTCATTAATGGTAGTGTAAAAAAACCCTTTGGCTACAGGTAAGAACAATGCAATCTAAGCTGTGACACACACATCAGAGTTGTGCAACCCTGATACTTTATTAGTTGCTCAGaaccatcttcatttttttaatcagttgATTGTACTCTTCTATCcttccctcaccctctcttctccttttatgtTAGAAGATTAAAATCGATTTGGCTTTAAAATAACTGGAGATTCTCTTGATGATACAAAACCAAGTGTGTGTGTCACTGGTAAAGATTGACAACAAGAATTTCTCCACTCTGGCTTGTTACCAAAATGGGCTTAAGGAAAGTTTCTTGCTTTTTGCCGTCACCATCCTGTAAAAGCAGCTTAAGAACCACCTTGCATCATTAGAAAGGGctaaaaagtaaaaatacagCTGGTCAAAAGTAGAATAAGAAGGAGGAAACCAATATGCACAATGATAACCAAATGTCAATGGAAAGATTAATGAGTAATTATACATTATGATGTGCTAATTGTTTAATGATGGTGTTTGAATTATGCCATGGTgacaaaacaattgaaactgaTTTTGTCATCATTATTTAATTTTGTGTTATGTAACTCTatattcagggcagctaggtggtgccatcgTGCatggagtgccaggcccagaatcaggaagactcatcttcctgagttcaaatctgacctcagacttacTAACTGTCTtactctcagcaagtcacttaaccttgtttgcctcagtttctcatctgtaaaaataagctagagacagaaatggcaaaccatcccagtattctctgccaagaaaaccccaatggggtcatggagagttggacatgatggaaatTATTTGAATAACAATAATTCTATATTTGGTTTATAATCGTAATGGCtgagtttggccccaaagaagagatatgaaatgaCACTTCTCCCCTATGCTGCAGAAGTGGGCCACTGTGGGTGTGATATACTGTGGATCATGTCACACTTTCTTACTGTCTTATTTAGTTGTTTTATGCAATTTTTTTGTTGTACTTTATTATAAGAGATgaatctctaaaatgaggtagagagaaAAATACAGTGGGAAAAAACAATATAAGAAACAAAAGGtgtgaataaaaatttattttaaaataaaggtaaaaatccTTGCCCCTTCCTGCCTATTTTATTTCAACTTTGAGTTCTTAGTTGAAGTCTTGCTTTTATCACCCCATAGCTGGTCAAAGAAGTACAAAATTGCATCCTGGAGCCAAATAAACGATTTGGGAGGAATCATTTTTTGTTATTGGGACTTGAAATCCACTTCAAACATTTACAAGCTTTGTGACCTAGTGTGATAGGCTGGAGagaaggctggacttggagtcaggaacacctgagttaaaGTTCTAACTTCAACACTtaattagctctgtgatcctgcacaaatcacttaaacttctctcattttcctcatttcttagatgagagagttggactcCATGGCTTCAAAGGACCCTttcgaaatctatgatcctaagtgatTCAAATTCTCTGagacttggtttctttatctgtaaaatgaagtaatagAATTTACCTCGCTGGGCTGTTGTGAAGAACCATAAAGCCCTATAGGCATGTGGGCTACTGACGTTGTTATTTTGGATTTCATGCAGATAGTTGAAACTTCACTCTGTGCTATGATCTATGCCCCTGATTGTTCATGAGCTTTTTCTTCCCCCTGTTTTAGATTGTTAAATATGTCGAGTGTTTCACTGGACCCAATATCATGGCTATGCATACAATGCTGATAAACAAGCCTCCAGATTCTGgtaaagagcttttatttatattAGGGGCTAGCTGGTGGGGGACCTGTGgaatggggatcaggaaagatacGCTGGTTGCATCATAAAAATTGAGGTAAAATC
It includes:
- the LOC118852419 gene encoding phytanoyl-CoA dioxygenase, peroxisomal-like; protein product: MATTALNVNDPGRAGRIATARLKILLGHLQGPAAPAIAAYPTSASFVPLDFHPRKFQYTLDNTVLTLEQRQFYEDNGFLIIKKLVSEEDIQRYRDQFERICRKEVEPPGIEIMKDVTIAKSNLSPDEKIITKIQNFQKDEELFSYCSLPQIVKYVECFTGPNIMAMHTMLINKPPDSGKKTSRHPFHQDLHYFPFRPPNSIVCAWTAMEHIDRNNGCLVVLPGTHKGTLKPHDYPKWEGGVNIMFHGIQDYDLNQPRTHLVMEKGDTVFFHPLLIHGSGRNRTEGFRKAISCHYASSDCFYTDVKGTSQENIEKELQGVIERKYGVANVQLKDIWKFRARLVKGKRINL